The nucleotide window ctcctcttccacaacaGCAGCATTTGGGCTTTCTATCCCGCCAATGCCGGCATCTTCCCACAGCCTATCATCGCCTTGCGAGCAGCCCTGGAAGAGACTCTGGCCACGGGAGCCTTTACCGCGCATCCGGATCTTCTGATCTGGATCCTGGTCATGGGTGCTTGTAGTTGTAATACTGCTCTCGCGCACGAACGCACGTTCTTTGTCCAGACCCTCGCGCGGATGGTGCACCTGCATGCCATCACGTCCTGGAAGGACCTCCGCACCCGCCTCATGCCGTTCTTCTATCTCGATCGATGTTATTTGGCTTCCTTGCAGCTTCTGTGGAATGAGCTGCTGGTAGCGCTTGCATCATGGGAGGCTCGCCAAGCATGATAAGGACCTGACTGTCAGCACCCATTACCAGACAAGCCCAGTGGAACAGGAATTTTCTTGCCAACGTTTATACGCGCGCCAGCAGGCCATGTCATTCAAAAGATTCCGTTCTCTGCGCCATTGTATATCACTAAGCGATTTTCTCAGAGCTCACCTTACAATTTGGGTCTTTATCTGCGGTTTTGCCTTTCCTTTGACTGTTTCACCCCAGGAGATCGACGTACATTTTATGGAAATATATCGCTCGACGAAGGTAGAAGGGATATGGTCAAGGAGCGCAAGTATCACTCTGGCGGCTCGCCCACACGGAGTATAACCTTATGTCAATCTTTGCTGGGTACAACTGTCATACCGAGTAGTCCAGGCCTCTGTCAACATAGTATGAATCTGTCTTGGTGGAGCTATATTCATGTTGGATCATTGATTATAACTATGCTAGCTAAAGCATGCCTATTGTTTCTGATGAGCATCTGAGTAGGTGGGACCGGCTTATCTGAAAGGTTAGGCCTTTATCATTAACCTCTTTACACGATACATATAGCTCGCAATCGTACTTGAGTTAGAAATACGTGACACGAAACGCTTTCTTTCCTGAATCATCCAGTCACAAGCTTCTTTATTGCAGTAAAGCTTGGAAGTTTCCCACCGTGTATGAACAGCGTAGCATTGCAACCTACTTATGAGTTGCTTATCTAACTAGTATTGTAGTAACTATTTCACACAGGCTCAGCCCGAGTAGAGTTCTTCGATGGACAGATCGTTTGCGAGGAGATCTCAGCTGGGGAAATTTGCGGATAACTAAACCTAGAAGAAAGGGGCCTGGAAGTAGCTCTATTGACACCGCTATCTGTTATCCACATTTTGCTATATGAGTAATGCCATTGATACGAATACCTTATAAGGTGCTTAGAAACCAAGCtggcagacagacaagatTCATCGTTCATTGTAGGGAAAGTGTACTCATTCCAAAGCCATGTCTATCTTTGTTGAAGCAACTATGTGCACATAGCCTTTTAAACGATGATCAGTGAAAGCTCTTTTTAGCTTGCTACCTAGAATACCTGTCCTTGTTAGTATAATATAGTGCTTGCTATTCAAGTTCATAGACGGCAAAGGAGTGTCCGCAATACATCTATGCTCAAAAAGGCAACAcaatcctcatcttcatttgAACGATGACTGAAAGAGAATATGGGTCCATGTACTAAACCCGATATTACACTTCAGCCGAAAGATAAGACGAAACCCTGACAATATTGAAAAACCATGGCATGCAGAGCAAACATAGCCTCATTTGTACCAAGGCGGCTCGCCCAGTACTCTTCATAATCGCATACCGGATGCGTGCGGGTCAACCAAAATCTTTGCGCCTTCTCTGGCTAAAGCCGCTAAAAGTTGTCCTTTCAAGCGGCAATTCATGAATCTCAGCGACCTCACCCACTACACCAACAGAACCTCGAGGCGACCCGGACGATAACTGTGACTTACACACCGAGCCTGACACAGCAGCGCGCAGTTTCAAGATAAACGACGTGGCAGTATCAGCTCTGAGCGATAAACTGAACAAAATACGGAGAGAACAAGAACCGACTGGCCGTGCATCGGTGCATTGAGAGATGAACGTGTAGTACTAACTAGTAGAATAAGATGTAAGTCTGGCGAGAAAGAAAGGCGTATGTATTttagtataaatatacaaTGCCGATCTCAGTCAACGTATGCCATATTGTTTACAATCTTTTCTAGTTGTCGCTTTCCATAATGTGCTGGTCAGAATGCGCAGTAAATGAAGTACCCATGTAAAATCCCTAGCAGTTGTGCCATTCGTAGCGGTACTGGCTTCGATGAAGCGATAGAGCGATTGGTTCCGCTCGGGTCACCAGCAGCGTCCTCAAAGATAAGCGTTGCGCTACACTACCTCATAGAAACAGGGAGTAGTATTCAGAACATGAGAAAAAAGGAGGGGGTAAGAGAGAGCAGTAAAGGTGGGTATAAAACTGCACCATGGCAGAGCAAAGGCAATAACATACTAGCGACCTAACATGGAGCAGCCCACAAGTGACTCGGAGCAATCGTCGAGCTTGAGTCATGTCCACGTTCATCAAAAATCATTGAAGGCTCGCGAACAAGATTCCTCCACATTCTTAGCCATCCAGCCAGGGCTCCTGAGTTCATTCTCGGCGATATAGGGTTATAGCTATGAAGATCCGGCGCAATAATCACGTATATGAGTCTCTCTTGTGTATCAGAGTCTCCTACAGGGAGTGCAAAAAGAGGTAATGGATCCGGCGTTAATAGCATCTGATGTCGTACAAGAGATCTGGCAGCGCCCGTTGATGAATGCACGGGATAGCAACGATTCAGCGTTGCCGAAAGGATTCCGCCGACCAATGCGACAAAGCCATCAGGATCTTCTAAACTTAGAAGACTGGACGGATGGGGAGAAGCAAGCTGACAGGCTGAATAGGAAAAAAGATCGACGCATTTTCTCCGAGATCTTATCTTCCCCGCATTTCTCTCATGCCCCCCGGATTTTCATCTGCATTCATTCCCACTCCCTTTTTGCCCGATCTTCCTTTCCACGGAGATCGACCAGCGTGGGGGATAAAACTTAACCTCGATATCCTCGGCTATTAACAGGAGGATGTGTATGAATATCAACCAGTATCATGACTCCATCTCCGGCCGGACTAAGAAGCCTCTGACTGCTCTCCCCAACAGCTAGTCGGATGTAACGTAACCATCGAGTTGCCACCCTCGTCATCTATTTCCAAGCCCTAGGGCAAGTGCATGCACCAAATGCAGCCTTGTTGAATGAAGCACCAACCCCCACGATTGTACCCCACCCCGGCTGTTGACTTGGGGTAAGGCGTCTGCCTCTTATAAGAGCATGCGcgtcccccccccccccacccTGATTCAGTCTGGCCCACATATCTATACTGAGCGCACAATGACTGACTCAATTGCAAGGAAGCCCTACTTTGGGCTTGTCGGAGGATGGCTCACATTTTGGATTACGGTACAAGATCAGCGTATGCAAAGAGCTAGTGCCCAGTACTGACTGTCTAGGTTGCTTGTGCTACGGATATGACCCTGTTCGGGTATGACCAAGGGGTCTTTAGTACGTCTTCCCGGCAATGACTTCCCAGATCTCATAATCTGATGCGTGGCAGGTGGCGTGGTTGTTACCCAGAACTTTCTCGAGGTCCACGATTTGGTCGGACCGTCGAAGACTTCCACTCTGTCGACCGTCACAGCCATCTACGACGTCGGCTGCTTTCTCGGGGCCCTCTGCGCCTTTGCCATCTCGGAACAACTCGGTCGGAAAAAGTCGATCTTGATCGGAACAGCCATTATGGCAGTGGGCACCATTCTGCAGGCGAGCTCGTATCATCTCGCTCAGATGTTTGTTGGCCGAATCATCCTAGGGTCAGAGATAACATACATGTGGTATGGCGTCCACTGACAGCTGCAGAATTGGAAACGGCATCAACACCTCCACAGCACCCATTTGGCAGACCGAGACTGCTCAGGTCTCCTGGCGAGGCCGACTGGTCATTTTGGAGATGGCCTTGAATGTTGGAGGCTTCATGCTCGTCAATTGGATCAACTACGGGCTTTCCTTTCACGGCGGAGCTCTGGCCTGGAGACTTCCGATTGCCCTTCAgtttttcttcatcttcgtcctcgctgCCACGGTTCCCTGGCTGCCCGAGTCCCCCCGGTATGTGCGCACCACAGAGACCCTTTCATGTTAGTCCACTGACACAACCAGATGGTTGCTATGCCACGGTCGCACAGACGAAGCTTTACACGTCATTTCGAGCATCGAGGCTAAGCCGAAAGATGATCCCTATGTGGCAACGCAGCATCGCGAGATCGTCTATAGTATTCAGTATGAGCGAGAAAATGCGGTGCCCTGGCGGGATCTATTGACTGGCCGGTCTACCAACGACACCAAAACCTTGCGacggttgctgctgggggcCGGCTCACAGGCGCTGCAGCAGTTTCAGGGTATGATAGTTGGTATGATACAATGTCTTCGAGTTGTTGACCTAACTGCACCTAGGGATCAACATCATGTCGTACTATCTGCCTCTGGTGCTTATCAACTCGGTCGGACTTTCCAACAGCATGTCGCGACTGCTCAGTGCATGCAATGCGACGGTGTATTTCGTGTTTGCCAGCGTGGCTGTCACGATGGTTGAGCGATTTGGCCGACGTGGTCTCATGTTGTTATCCACCTTCGGGCAGTTCGTCTGCTTCTTGGTGATCACTATTCTGCTCCGCTTTGCCGAGATAGACACACGATACGCGACTGCTTCGGTCGcgtttttcttcctctattATATCGCGTTCGGCATTGGAATGTTGGGGGTGCCCTGGCTGTATCCGACCGAGATTAACTCGCTGCCCATGCGGACGAAGGGTGCAGCCGTGTCGACAGCGACAAACTGGTAGGTGCAGCTTGCAGTTGGTGCGGATTATTTACAGCGGCTGAGCATGCGATAGGATCACCAATTTTGCCATTGTTGAAATCACACCAATTGGCATCCAGCAGATTGGCTGGCGGTTCTGGATCGTCTGGACAGTCACCAACGCGGCCTCTCTGCccatcttctacttcttctaccCCGAGACTGGTGAGTCGATCCTATCTCCATCTCAATCACCCTTCACTGACTCGGTGCAGCAAATCGGACTCTGGAAGATCTGGACGACTATTACCGCTCGAACCCACCGTTGCTGGTTACGCGGGATCCAGACGCAGTATCCACGCAGCGTCCCTGGCGATACCGGCAGCGCGAGGAGGCAGAGTACGAGCGACAGAAGAATGCCCAAGCAGGTCTAGATGCGTCAAAGGACAGCAGCGCGGCTTCGGTGAGCCACGTGGAGTGAGCCACCCTGTTTGGATGactgggagggaggaagggatcgTCGACGCGAAGAATGGGGACGGAGATTATCAATAAATATTTGGCGTGAGATGGTGCTCGATCAGTAGGGGTTTCCGCATGACAATAGAGTAATCACTGTTGATATATTAATCGCCGTCTCACTGTGGGTCTCCCTTTCTATTTCTGTATCCGAAAAGGGCGCCGGTTGTCAATAGCTTCATCGGGATCTGTGCTCTCTCCCTGTGCACGCTCTGACGAACTGTTGGACGGGAGACCAAAGAGACGAGGCCTCCACGTGGTGTTTATTATAGTAATCAAGATCTTCCTTCCATCAACTCCTGATGATAGAATATACACTAAATTTTACTGTTCCTCCGGATGAACCGGAGTGCCGGGCTTGGGGTTGGCGGCGAGTGTTTGGTAGCGAGGGCCGCTAGCATCGATCTCGCCCGCATTGGCATTACATCCTCCCATCGCATTGGTTCCAGCCTCAAAACACCGAGTCAGGGCCAATCTCGCATACAAATTTGGTGGGCCTGCCCAGAGTCATGGCCTTCCTAACCCGTGCAGCTGAGGCGTGACCGAGAGTCAGGAACGGTGCCCCTAGGCGCAAACAGCTCCACTGGTTCGCTACGACTCTTCAACCATCATGGCTTTCCTTGTGCACATCAACAGCCGGACCCGCGTGGCTGAAACAGCAGCTTTTTCCAGCTTCTATCCAGTCGGGCCCACGAGCCAAATGCCCACCGCAATGAAAAGTCACGACATTCCCAGAGTGCACCGCAACACTTTGACTCCTTTTCCGTCCCCGAGTTGCATCCACCAAACATCTCGTGTGGTTCAGGATGAGTGAGTCGCTGCCCTTGGTGGGCCGCAGCCtcgccatcttcgtcgttgcgacggtgatgatggggatagGCACAATTGCAGTTGCTTTGCGCACGTTTGTCCGTGTGCACTTGGTGCGGGCATTCGGATGGGATGACGCGCTCATGATTGTTGCTTTGGTACGGTCGCCTTGACAGGTGTTATGTATGATGCTGGAGGAACCGAAAGATAACTAACTCTCCGGCAGGtgctcttcatcttccttaaCGTCTGCTGCATGATTGGGGCAAAAACCGGAGTGGGTCACAAGATGCTGGACTTCACCAGTGTTAAGACAATAGAGAAAGCCATGCTGGTAAGAGGCATCCGTCCCCTTCACTTGTGTGTATGTAACCTCTAATGCTAAGATGGAGAactgtagtggtggtggctgggtcAAATGTTATATCTCTGGGCCTCTGCTGTCGCCAAAGTGTCCATCGCGCTCGCTTTGCTGCGATTGACTGTACGCCAAGCGCATCGCATCATTCTGTGGACCATCATCGGAGTTGTCACAGCCATCGGCTTGATGTTCTGGTTGGTCTTGCTCTTCGACTGCCACCCTGTCTCGTACTTCTGGTTGCGTCTAGAACCCACTCATTCGGGAACCTGCCTGTCGATCGGGACTCTGCTGGCTATTGCCTACTTGTACAgcgccatcaccatcttctGCGACCTCACTTTGGGCATTTTGCCCGTGTTTTTGATCTGGCGACTGCAGATGAACGGTCGCACCAAGGTCGCACTGGGTGTGATTCTCAGCCTCGGAGCCATGTATGTGTCTGTTCGTTGAGATGCTCTAGTCTTGATGTCCTAACCCAGTTCCAGTGCGAGTGTTGCTGTCATCATTCGacttccctttcttcatcaCTATGGCGACACCGATTTCCTCTGTAAGTGACCGCTCCACGCCTCCTGACATAATGCATATTTTCTGACGCGACACAGATTCCACATACCAAATCGCTATTTGGTCCATCATTGAGACCGGACTTGGCATTACGGCTGGCAGCCTCGTCACTTTACGCGCTCTATGCCGCTGGTTCCTCGAGAACACCAGCACCCAAGGTCGTCGGGTTCCGGGGAAACAGGCCAGCGATGGCCCCTACGCACTATCCAGCTGGACGGGAGAGGcctcgaagaagagcatgCGTGATCCCCGATATTGGCGTCCTGACCTTGTTCCCGGTCAGATGGATCATCTGACCGTCACCACGGTTTCCTCACCGATGGCTGGGAGCCCACGGAGTGATGCCAATAGCAGCCAGGAGATACTGAACCCGGAGGGAGAAGCCTGGTATCATGGAAACCAGGTCAGCATTCACCAGACGTTTAAGCTATCTGCGGGAGAGTGATTTGATCGGGTACCGGTTTGCATCATTTGTTTCAATACACCTCTccgatataatataatatcttctaTATCGTGTTAGACGCCCGGCTCCGTTGCGCTGACGGAAGGAACAGCGCCTCAGGCTAATATTGGGGAAGCAATATCTATTAATCTCGATAATCGTGAGAGAGTCATGATCATAACAACCTTAGCGCAGCATGCTAACGCATCGAGCGATCAATACAAGGagtaagaaagaagaatcacAGCGCCCATCAGATCCCCAAACTGGCACAACTGAACGCCGGGGAAACCGATCCCGAGTAATCCGTGATGATGGCCTCTACCGCCGCATACAATCCCGGTCCCAACAGAAACAAACCACAAGCCATGACGAAAACATGCAGCAGGGTCATCGCCGTGCGCCCGAGTCCCACAAAAAGCTTTCCCCGGTAGAGATGCCAGTAGGCCAccgcgaagaagatgaagccgaaAAAGGAGTCAAAGGCGGCCCCCAGCAACGAGAGAAAGTCGCCCATGCTGGGGACGACCTCGGAGAAGATGAATCCCACCACCCAGATGCCAATCATGACCAAGGCCCAGACGCCCCAGCCCACGACAGTGTTGCTGTGTGCGTGTCTGGAGGTGCCCAACAGATGGGAATAGATGAACTTGGCGGTGACGTTGGCGTAGATGGCGCCGATGATCAGCGTGGGCACGATGACAAAACCAAACGAGGCCTTCCTGTACACGGCGAGGCCCAGACTGCCAAAGGCGGGTGCAGTGGCGTATTGGCCCAGATAGCGAAAGCCGATGGCGGGCGgcacgatgaagaggatggtggAAATGGTAGCCAGGACCGCCAGTGACTTGGGGAAGTCCTCCGGATGCTCCATCTCGGCGATGAAGGTGGGGAAGAGAATCTGGGGCACCCAGAGGAAAGTGATGTTCAAGACGGCATTCATGCAATCCACCCAGCTGGTGCCAGGCAAGGGGAATGCGTACGTTCGCACAGGTCCATCGGTCGGATAATCCAGGGGTGCCTTCTCAATGCCCGCGAAAATAAGGAACAACAGGATGGCAATGGCCATGCAGGCCGCTGACATTGTTAGCGAAATACAGGGCGCAGACATTGCAGTGGAGTGGATTTTAACTTACCCGAGAACATGGACATGAAGGAAACATGACGCAGGGTTCGCGGAGCGGACAGGACGATGCCCATGACCATCACGATCGCGGAGAAGGTCACGGTACACAGAGAGTGATCAGACAAAGTATCCAGCACCTTGGCTCCAGTCAGGATATGGAAACCAATCAGCAGGATGTTGTTAGCCAGCAGCATGAAGCCGGAAAAGATGTATGCCGTTTGGCTTTTGCCGAAGACATAGTAGCCAAAGTCACCTGGTTCCGGGGAAGACAAACTTGTGTCAGCCTTGATAATCCATCACAGGGGGGCatgagagagatggagagagagagagagcggaGTTCCTACAAATGTTCTTGATTTGCGGGTGCTTCATGATGTACTTGTGCATGGTGAGGGAAGTGACCCAGAAGAGAGCGCCGGACACAACCATGGTAATGATGCCGGGTACCCATCCCAGTACGCTGAGGGGGACccaatgatgatggtcagTTCGCGGGCCAATAGATGAAAATCTCTGTTGACTTACGAGAGTGACCAGGATTGAGCCATGATAGCCAGACAAACTTGGTCTCCGGCAAGCAACCAGGCGGCCTTTTGCCAGGACATGGTTCGGAGTTGAATCTCATGTTGATGGTCTATATCCCGCCATCCCAGCGAGTTAGTTTCGGTCTTCCCAAAGATGTCGAATTGAGTTGCAGCTTACCTTCGGTCACCAACGCATTCCAGATCTCGGTGGAAGTGGACTCATCGGATGTCAGCTCGGCCACATCAGTGGGCGCCtgttccagcttctcctggcGATACATCGGAGGAGCCGTCATGGTTGCAGGGTGAGAACTGCTGGAAACCAACTAGCAGATTCTAGTGGGAAGTTGACTCGATCGGAATGCAAGGATCGACGagccctgcagcagcagaagaagtatTTAATTTATCAGGTAAACAAAGGGTcaagagagagtgagagagacaagagagaagaatcTGGTAAGGATGGTTTGAGGATATCGAAGGTTTGATTGGCAGGCGAGGCGGAAGTGGATATGGCGTGATAAGCCCCAAAATGGCGAGGGAGAACCTTTTCATTGCTTTGATTGCTGGCTGGATCGTATAGCTATCGCGTTAGTTTATCTAGTTTTATCTACAATGTATTCTGTCTGGCTTATCGTCTCCCCGCGTGGGTCGTGTGTCAGCCCGTCTTGACCTATCCTGCTCGCTACTAAACTATTTCGATCGTCCCGGTCGCATGTCACCATCATGGCGGGTGCGGGCTGGAATGGCTTGAATTGCATCCATCGGGTTCTTCAAAGAACTCCCCACTCTCAGCACAACATTTATTGGATCTTCTGGATTGAACTTGTTTTGTCATAATGTTCTCTCGATTGCACTCACCATTTTCGGAAAGGCTCGGAGTGACTGAGATGGCAGTGACCAATAAGTGTCGGCAGTCTCCTTGGTCACATCTCACCATGACCAATACTTCACACTCTGTTCATTCGTGAAGAAAGTAACCGACGGTCCGACCGGTGAATTATCGCCGGAACTCAATCGAAGAAATGCGGCACGTGGTTAGATAAAATATGGTACTGCACGCAGTCGCTGAATAGTGGCACCCAATCCCATCTTCGGCTTGTAGCTTAGCTGAATATCTGATTGCTTCTTAGCTGCACAGTGGCGATCAGGCACCTCCGAGGTTATATCGAATCATAAATGACAGAATCTCATTGTGTCGCATGCGAAATGTGTTACCGGCACTACATCACAAATCCCTCTCACAATGTGTTGTACCGGTAGCGCAaagttgaaggaggaggaaaagagctGGTGAGATTGCACAGGGACCAAATTTATCCTGGCCAATTCCCTCAGTCATGTTGCGCGgccatcttctgctgctgacaATCAACTGGGCTGGGGTGCTACATGCCCTACCTAGCCTGCAAATCCGAAGGACCATCAACAAGCGCCGTCAGTTGACCTCCGATGATACCTTTCACCCTACCGAAAACGGGCTGAACATGTAGTGGGCTACGATGGATATGGGTATGGAAAGGAGGCGCCCAGCAGATCTTCCTGGACGAGCGGACTCTGAGAACACAGCTATCCACCTGGGTCTGGCTGGAAGAAAGATTGGCATGGAATCACTTTCTAAAGGAACATAGGAGGTTAATCCATCCAAGCTAGGATAGGTGAAGTCCATAGCGCTGTCATGATCGTTGTCATTTCACATTTCAGATATAAATGCTGTCTATACAGACATATATACTAGCAAGTATAGATTAgtatttcttctccatcacgAACCCATGCCCAGCCAGATACTCTTCCAGCTCGcgatcctccttctccagatccAACTTCCCGCTTTCCGGCAGAAACCAGTACACAATCATGCCCAGAATCGCCACGCCACCGAGAAGGTAAAATGTGGCGCTATCTCCCGCGGCATCCTGCAAGGGTGTAAAACACTGCGTGCCCACCGCCGCTCCCGTACGACCGAAAGCCGTAGCCACACTGTATCCCATGCCGCGCATGGCGGTGGGGAAGGATTCGGTGGAGATGAGGCCGATCGTAGCGCCCGGCCCCATGTGTCCAAAAGCTTGCAGCAGTCCGTAGAGCACCACAAAGGCCGCAATATGCTGAGAGAGCTTGGCGTAGGTGccaccgatgatgaagccCAGGACCACGTAGCCCGCGAATCCGGCCATTCCGGTATACCGGCGTCCGATCGAGTTGGTCAGCCAGGcgccgacgatgacgccGGGGATGGGCAGCGCAGCCAGGATGACTTGCCAGATGGCGGTGGTCTGGATGTTGCCATCCTTGACGagcgaggagatgatggtgcTCGACATGATGCTGTTGGGGAAGTTGATAAAGTcgtagaggaagaaggccagcgaggtggtgaagaggcgCTTCCAGTAGCGGCGCACCAGTACCCAGTAGAATCGGGCGGGCTTCCGCTGGCG belongs to Aspergillus luchuensis IFO 4308 DNA, chromosome 3, nearly complete sequence and includes:
- a CDS encoding uncharacterized protein (COG:S;~EggNog:ENOG410PN1U;~TransMembrane:1 (o12-31i)), with translation MSESLPLVGRSLAIFVVATVMMGIGTIAVALRTFVRVHLVRAFGWDDALMIVALVRSP
- a CDS encoding uncharacterized protein (COG:S;~EggNog:ENOG410PN1U;~TransMembrane:5 (o6-23i30-51o82-102i114-132o152-172i)), whose product is MLYLWASAVAKVSIALALLRLTVRQAHRIILWTIIGVVTAIGLMFWLVLLFDCHPVSYFWLRLEPTHSGTCLSIGTLLAIAYLYSAITIFCDLTLGILPVFLIWRLQMNGRTKVALGVILSLGAIASVAVIIRLPFLHHYGDTDFLYSTYQIAIWSIIETGLGITAGSLVTLRALCRWFLENTSTQGRRVPGKQASDGPYALSSWTGEASKKSMRDPRYWRPDLVPGQMDHLTVTTVSSPMAGSPRSDANSSQEILNPEGEAWYHGNQVSIHQTFKLSAGE
- a CDS encoding sugar porter family MFS transporter (COG:G;~EggNog:ENOG410PHVM;~InterPro:IPR005829,IPR005828,IPR003663,IPR036259, IPR020846;~PFAM:PF00083,PF07690;~TransMembrane:11 (i31-56o85-104i116-134o140-160i172-191o203-225i312-330o336-356i363-386o392-418i461-480o);~go_component: GO:0016020 - membrane [Evidence IEA];~go_component: GO:0016021 - integral component of membrane [Evidence IEA];~go_function: GO:0022857 - transmembrane transporter activity [Evidence IEA];~go_process: GO:0055085 - transmembrane transport [Evidence IEA]) — translated: MRVPPPPTLIQSGPHIYTERTMTDSIARKPYFGLVGGWLTFWITVACATDMTLFGYDQGVFSGVVVTQNFLEVHDLVGPSKTSTLSTVTAIYDVGCFLGALCAFAISEQLGRKKSILIGTAIMAVGTILQASSYHLAQMFVGRIILGIGNGINTSTAPIWQTETAQVSWRGRLVILEMALNVGGFMLVNWINYGLSFHGGALAWRLPIALQFFFIFVLAATVPWLPESPRWLLCHGRTDEALHVISSIEAKPKDDPYVATQHREIVYSIQYERENAVPWRDLLTGRSTNDTKTLRRLLLGAGSQALQQFQGINIMSYYLPLVLINSVGLSNSMSRLLSACNATVYFVFASVAVTMVERFGRRGLMLLSTFGQFVCFLVITILLRFAEIDTRYATASVAFFFLYYIAFGIGMLGVPWLYPTEINSLPMRTKGAAVSTATNWITNFAIVEITPIGIQQIGWRFWIVWTVTNAASLPIFYFFYPETANRTLEDLDDYYRSNPPLLVTRDPDAVSTQRPWRYRQREEAEYERQKNAQAGLDASKDSSAASVSHVE
- the GIT1_1 gene encoding plasma membrane permease, mediates uptake of glycerophosphoinositol and glycerophosphocholine (COG:P;~EggNog:ENOG410PGDX;~InterPro:IPR020846,IPR005828,IPR036259;~PFAM:PF07690,PF00083;~TransMembrane:10 (o6-24i31-53o59-79i100-122o134-155i176-198o226-247i254-275o281-306i349-368o);~go_component: GO:0016021 - integral component of membrane [Evidence IEA];~go_function: GO:0022857 - transmembrane transporter activity [Evidence IEA];~go_process: GO:0055085 - transmembrane transport [Evidence IEA]) → MQTRISNSLLIGAILGVVVLGYVSDMASRRAGLLFTSGLVTISTLMATLALQVHPSHNMLWYFVIVRGICGFGVGGEYPPSAAAGLEESDDFKRRYRGPVFVSFTTLMATTASPILMIIYLICLKATDNNLPVTFHAIYSIATILPAIIMVLRFFMTDSTLYHHSNFKRQRKPARFYWVLVRRYWKRLFTTSLAFFLYDFINFPNSIMSSTIISSLVKDGNIQTTAIWQVILAALPIPGVIVGAWLTNSIGRRYTGMAGFAGYVVLGFIIGGTYAKLSQHIAAFVVLYGLLQAFGHMGPGATIGLISTESFPTAMRGMGYSVATAFGRTGAAVGTQCFTPLQDAAGDSATFYLLGGVAILGMIVYWFLPESGKLDLEKEDRELEEYLAGHGFVMEKKY
- a CDS encoding uncharacterized protein (COG:E;~EggNog:ENOG410PHGP;~InterPro:IPR013057;~PFAM:PF01490;~TransMembrane:11 (i55-74o80-101i128-149o161-181i193-212o243-262i274-296o316-335i356-377o389-411i423-447o)), whose protein sequence is MTAPPMYRQEKLEQAPTDVAELTSDESTSTEIWNALVTEDHQHEIQLRTMSWQKAAWLLAGDQVCLAIMAQSWSLSVLGWVPGIITMVVSGALFWVTSLTMHKYIMKHPQIKNICDFGYYVFGKSQTAYIFSGFMLLANNILLIGFHILTGAKVLDTLSDHSLCTVTFSAIVMVMGIVLSAPRTLRHVSFMSMFSAACMAIAILLFLIFAGIEKAPLDYPTDGPVRTYAFPLPGTSWVDCMNAVLNITFLWVPQILFPTFIAEMEHPEDFPKSLAVLATISTILFIVPPAIGFRYLGQYATAPAFGSLGLAVYRKASFGFVIVPTLIIGAIYANVTAKFIYSHLLGTSRHAHSNTVVGWGVWALVMIGIWVVGFIFSEVVPSMGDFLSLLGAAFDSFFGFIFFAVAYWHLYRGKLFVGLGRTAMTLLHVFVMACGLFLLGPGLYAAVEAIITDYSGSVSPAFSCASLGI